The following proteins come from a genomic window of Mariniflexile sp. TRM1-10:
- a CDS encoding IS3 family transposase, with translation MNQLYRTIGISKQAVHQYAKRQAVFDKKVMGLVMEADRLREDHPGCGVEKMYDTLRPDFMGRDRFVETFMELGYRLKRKKNFRRTTFSSNVSYPNLIKGMEVNAPSVIWQSDITYVRVGEKFYYAVFIIDVYTKKIVGHQVSDHMRASANIKALQMALKSNKAPQVHHSDRGSQYIYSKYIDLLKSKGCEISMAKTAQDNAYAERINRTIKNDYIELWKPKSFEQLKRMVKKAVNQYNTVRPHNNIGRISPMEFENRLLMKSTFHQQSITIFNNEINV, from the coding sequence ATGAACCAGTTGTACAGAACCATAGGTATCAGCAAGCAGGCCGTCCATCAGTACGCCAAGCGCCAAGCGGTCTTTGATAAAAAAGTGATGGGCTTGGTTATGGAAGCTGATCGGTTAAGGGAAGACCATCCCGGTTGTGGGGTTGAGAAGATGTACGATACATTGCGTCCCGATTTTATGGGCAGGGACCGATTTGTAGAGACGTTTATGGAGTTGGGCTATCGTTTAAAGCGCAAAAAAAACTTTAGGAGGACCACCTTTTCATCGAATGTGTCTTATCCCAACCTAATAAAGGGAATGGAGGTAAATGCACCCTCTGTAATCTGGCAGTCCGACATCACTTATGTCCGTGTCGGTGAAAAGTTTTACTATGCGGTGTTTATAATAGATGTCTATACCAAGAAAATAGTGGGCCATCAAGTTTCGGACCATATGAGGGCTTCGGCAAATATTAAAGCCCTTCAAATGGCCCTGAAAAGCAATAAAGCGCCCCAGGTACACCACTCAGACAGAGGAAGCCAGTATATATACAGTAAGTATATTGACCTTCTAAAGAGTAAAGGCTGCGAAATAAGCATGGCAAAAACAGCCCAGGACAACGCTTATGCAGAGCGCATAAACAGAACCATAAAGAACGATTATATTGAACTCTGGAAGCCCAAAAGCTTTGAGCAGTTAAAGCGAATGGTAAAAAAAGCAGTCAACCAATATAATACCGTAAGACCACATAATAACATTGGAAGGATAAGCCCA
- a CDS encoding rhodanese-like domain-containing protein, whose translation MAFFSFLLGAKAQNSHIKVLTPQEFKQQITGNSLQLIDVRTAIEFKSGHIKGAKNMDFFSSSFKAQLEKLNKEKPVYVYCRSGNRSNKAAHVLAKMGFIEIFDLKGGFLNWKE comes from the coding sequence ATGGCCTTTTTTTCATTTTTATTAGGTGCTAAAGCACAAAACAGCCATATTAAAGTATTAACGCCTCAAGAGTTCAAACAACAAATTACAGGTAATTCTTTACAGTTAATTGACGTAAGAACAGCCATTGAATTTAAATCAGGACATATTAAAGGCGCAAAAAACATGGATTTTTTCTCAAGTAGCTTTAAGGCGCAATTAGAGAAATTAAATAAAGAAAAACCAGTGTATGTTTACTGCAGAAGCGGTAACCGAAGTAATAAAGCTGCTCACGTGTTAGCAAAAATGGGGTTCATCGAGATTTTCGATTTAAAAGGTGGTTTTTTAAACTGGAAAGAATAA
- a CDS encoding transposase has product MKTNVKLISKQRKYSEEFKKSIVNDFESGKFSVPQLERLHKLSKGSIYNWIYKHSRSNERGQRIIEMKDSSTQKLKALEQRIKELEQTVGKKQIQIDYLEKMIDIAKTELDIDIKKNSNTPQSSGSSGTRRK; this is encoded by the coding sequence ATGAAAACAAATGTAAAATTAATTAGTAAACAACGGAAGTACTCAGAAGAGTTCAAAAAGTCCATTGTCAATGATTTTGAAAGTGGTAAATTTAGTGTTCCACAATTAGAGCGATTACATAAACTTAGTAAAGGATCAATTTACAACTGGATATATAAACATTCCCGGTCAAACGAGCGAGGTCAACGCATAATAGAGATGAAGGACAGCAGCACACAAAAGTTAAAAGCCCTTGAGCAACGGATCAAGGAGCTGGAGCAAACAGTTGGTAAAAAGCAGATACAGATTGATTATCTTGAAAAGATGATCGACATCGCCAAGACCGAACTTGATATCGACATCAAAAAAAACTCCAACACCCCACAATCGAGTGGTTCCTCAGGAACCAGAAGAAAATAA